In Cyanobacteriota bacterium, the genomic window CTTTTTGAAGATCTTCCGAATAATCCACTTGATGCTATCGAACATGATGATTGTCAAATCATCATAACTCTTGAAAACTTTGGTTGCGGCTCTTCTCGCGAACATGCGGTTTGGGCAATTACTGATAGAGGCTTTAAAGCTGTGGTTGCGGCGAGCTTTGCGCGTATCTTTGAAGAAAACTGTTATAACAATGCTTTGGTGCCAGTCACCTTAACTGTCCCTGAGATTGAAGAGATTTCTAAATACAAGGGCGAAATTGAAATTGATGTTGACGCTCAGATTCTTAGAACAGATAAAGAATACAAATTTGAATTAGATTCATTGAAAAAAGAATTTATTCTCAAGGGTGGTTTTATGAAGTTTTTGGATGCTAAAGTGCCTGAGATTAAAGCTTGGGAAGCAGCAAAGTCTTAACCCACAACTAGTTTCATAAGCTCTACTATCTCTTCAAGCTCGCTATATTCCGTAATCCCTTGCTGCAAGAGATTGTCTATAAAAGGTTTGGCTTTAATAGCCCTGTCAATGTTTGGGTTTGAGCCTTTTTGGTAGGCGCCAATATTAATAAGGTCTTGGGCGTCCCGGTAGCTTGCAATAAGTGCTTTGATTTCGTTTGCTTTAGCGTTTTGTTCTGGAGGGATGATACTTGGCATTACTCTACTCACTGATTGCAATATATCAATTGCTGGGAAATGGTTTTGGTAAGCAAGCTCACGTGTGAGTACGATGTGACCATCAAGTACTCCTCTGGTTAAGTCACTAACAGGCTCATTCAGGTCATCGCCTTCTACTAAGATTGTGTAGAGTGCCGTGATACTACCTTTCTCGCCTGTACCGGATCTTTCGAGCATGCGCGGTAATAGAGCAAAAACACTTGGAGTATAACCTCTTGTTGCAGGTGGCTCGCCGGTTGCTAGCCCAATTTCTCGTTGGGCTAGTGCGACACGAGTAATACTATCAAGCATTAACATGACATCTTTGCCATGTATATCTCGAAAGTATTCAGCAATAGAATGAGCAAACAAAGCCGCTTTGACTCTAACTAAGCTTGGTTCATTCCCTGTGGTAACGATGACAATTGATTTTTTGAGCCCTTCTGGTCCAAGGCTCTCTTCAATAAACTCTCTCACTTCTCTGGCACGTTCACCAACAAGCGCTATGACGTTTAGGTCAGCACTTGAGTTTTGAGCAATCATGCCCATCAAGGTACTTTTACCAACTCCTGAGCCAGCAAAAATTCCCATTCTTTGTCCTTTGCCGCAACTGAGCATGCCGTCAATAGCTTTAACTCCGAAATTGAGTCTTTCAGTGATTCTTTCTTTCTTAAGAGGGTTGATTTTACTGCCCCATTGAGCTAGTTGGTCGTGAAGTCTTGGGGCTGGTTTATCATCGATAGTTTCACCAAAAGCGTTAATGACTCTACCAATCAATTCAGGACCGGCTTTGATTGACACTTGCTTTTTGCTGGGGATTACTTCTGCGCCCATTTTGATTTTGTGGATTTCTCCAAGGGGCATAAGTTCTGCCATGCCATTATTAAATCCAACAACTTCTGCCCTGATTTCACCTTCGCTGGTTTTGATATAACAAAGCTCTCCAACCTCTACGTTAAGACCATCAGCTTCAATTAAAAGACCAATAGTTTTAACTACTCTACCAAGACGGCGAGTGGTATCAGCAGTTTTGATTTTTTCTTCGAGCTTTTCAAAGTCTAACTTCATGGTTTCAACATTTCTTCTAGCATTAACTCAAGCTTGCTAGCTAGCCTGTGATCTAATCTGTCTTTGTTCGATTCAAGAATTAGGTCTCCATTGCCAAATTTACTGTCTGTGCTGATAGTCAGTTGTTCTAGCTCGGGATTTTCTTTTAATAATTCTGGCTTGAGTTGGTTGAGTTTCTTGGCTATTCGTGGATTTGTGATTAGGTTGACTTGAGCCTTGTGTTCTAGTTCTTTAATGGCTTTGCTGATAAAATTCAGGCAAGTTTCTTCGTTAATTTCCAATTCTTTGTTGAGAATCGTCTGAGCGATGATGGTGATTAATTTATAGATCCTCGCCTCTTCATCAGCCAGCGCTTCATCTCGTTCTTTTTCGATGGTTTTTAATATCGTAGCTGTTTCTGTGAGGATTGATTTGAGTTCTTCATCACAATCTTGGATAGCTTGTTTTTGTCCGGCTTGATAACCCTGCTCAAAAGCTTTTTCTTCAATTGTTGTAGCTTGTTGCTTGGCGTCTTTAATAAGAGCCTCGGCTTCTTGATTTGCAAGAATTGTGAGTTTTTTGATATTGCTAGCTGCTTTAGCTTCTGCTGTTTCGGTCATTTCCTCAAGTAGATTTTTGCGTGTTTCTATGAGCTCTTGATCAATTCCACCAATTACAACGTTGCCCTGGCTTTGCGAGGCGCCTTTCTTGTATATGCCGGATGATCTTTTTGATAGGTTCATATTAATCGTTCATGTAGGCTTGAAGACCTCGTGCAATGGTCTTAGGGTCTTGCATTGCCATTTGTGACAGTCCATCTTTCATGGCACCAACACTTCTATTTCCTTCTAGCGATAGTTGTCTAGTGTAGGCTTCTTCCGCTTCTTGTATACGGTTGTCAATTCTTTTAAGCATTGGGATTTCTTCTTCATCAAGGATGTTGTCAATTTCTTTTGCTCTACTATTGTCAATTCCGATGGTTAATGAGAAGAGCAAGACTAGTGACATAGCTACTCCTACAGCAAGAATTAATGCAAGAGACAAGTATTTTTTGATCTTGGCTTCTTTTTCCATTTGCGAGAGATGTTTTTGAGCCTCTTGACTTGCAATATCAGAGTATGGGGTAGAAGAGAAACGGATTCCCGTTACGATTACTTGGTCTCCTCTCTCTAGGTTTAAACCAGCTGCGACTTGTACCGTTTGTCTTAGAGTACTTCTTTCAGAAGGGGACAATTCTTTGTTTACAACTACTGCTACAGATAGTTTTTTGAGTAGTCCACTGGCTTTGCGGATTCTTTCAACTGACTTACTAATTTCATAGTTTTTGGTTTTGTCTTCTTTGTTGTAGTCTTTTTCTGTTGGTCTTGGTTCACCATTTTTTACAAAACTCGGCATATTGTTTTGGGTGCCTGCTGTTCCAAAGTTGTTTGGTTTCTCATTTTTGTATCTTTCTTGACTAGTTTTTTCGCTTCTCACTACCGGTTCGGCTTTTTGTCCGTCTTCACCAATGGTTGGTGAGAAAAGTTCGATATTCATTTCAGACTCATCAAAGTTCATTTCAGCTGTGATATTTACTAATACATTACCAGCTCCTAGAATTGGAGAGAGCATCTCTATTAATTCTTTTTCAAGTTTTTTTTCATAAGACCTGAGTTTCACGTCATTATTAGCTGTTTTGTTTTGTTCTAAAGAATCCTTATCATTTGGTTTGACTAGTGCGTTGCCTTCTTGGTCAGTGATTTGTACGTAGTCTGTTTCTAGTCCTTCTACGGCACTTGCTACTAGATGTTGAATACCTTTGATTTGTTCCTCGCTTAGTTTTGCTCCAAATTCTGGATTGATGATTACAGAAGCCTTAGAATCATTGTTTTGATCTTTAAAGATACTTTTTTTGGAGATTGCTAGGTGTACTTTAGCTGACTTAATTGAGTCTAATGAGCTAATGGTTCGAGAAAGTTCGCCTTCAAGCGCTCTGTTGTAATTGATTTTTTGATTAAAGTCAGAAATATTGATATTTGTTTTATCAAAGATTTCAAAGCCAACTCCGCTACCTCTTGGTAGTCCTTTGGAAGCAAGTTCTAGTCTCAGTTTGGGGACTGACATCCCGGCTACTTGAACTGCTGTGCCATCTGGTGAGATTTTGAATTTGATCTTTTCTTTTTCAAGATGTGCGCTAATTGCAGCTGCATCTGATTGTGCTAGATTGCTGAATACGGTTTGATATTTTGGTGTAAATAAGACCCTGCCTATCAGAAATAAAACAGTAAGTAAAATGACGGCTATAAGAATCATGTTTTTCGTGCTCATCATTGAGCCAAAGATTCCACTAGTGTTAGAAAAGCTTTCTTGTGGTGGGTTTATTTGCGCTTCTTGTTGTTCGTTATCGTTGTCTATCGCTTCTGCCATCTCTTATCTCCTAAATTTGTATTCTAATTAATTCGTTGAATCCTTCAACAAATTTGTTTCTAACTTGAATTGCAAGGTCTGTTGCTACTTGAGATTTTTCAAGCGTTAACATGACTTGTGTTATATCAATATCTTTTCTACCTGAGCTGTAGTCTTGCATCGCATGAGCTGCATCAGCATGAGTTGTTTTAAGGTTCTGTATGGCATTGCCAAGTGCTGCCGCAAAACCTTCTTTGCCAGTTTGTGGCTCGGCTTCAGAGTATGAGACACTCGCTTTAAGAAGAGGTGTTTCGATTGCTTGTAAACTAAATTTAATAGGTTCTATTGTCATTGATTAAATCTCCAGTGCCGAATTGAACATACTTTTGAATACTTGAATAGTTTTGATATTCGCTTCGTATGCTGTTTTGGCTGTTACCATGTCGACCATTTCTCTTTCTATGCTTACGTTTGGATAATCAACATAGCCCTGCTCGTCAGCGTCTGGGTGACCAGGCTCATATACTCGCTTTAAGGGACTTCCGTCTTCTGTGACTGATGCAACATTGACTCCCTTAGATAGACCTGTTTTTTGATCATAAATTGTTTCAAATTGAACTATCTTGCGTTGGTATGGATTGTTTGCACCTTTGGAATCATGAGTGGTATTGGCATTGGCAAGATTGCTTGCGATGACATCCATTCTTAATCTCTCTGAGATTAAGGCGCTGCCGGCTGTGTTAAGAATATCCATATCCATAATTATTAGCCTCTTATAATTCCTTTCATTTGATCAAACTGTTTTTTTGCAAGAGCCGAAAGTGCTTTGAAACGTAATCCCGTTTTGCTTAATTCAACCATTTCTTTGTCGATATCAATACTATTGCTATCAACATTAAAACTTTGTTCTTCACTAATTACAATTGGTTTATTTGAGTCAGTACCAGTAATGATGTGTGAACTATCTGTTGATCTCATTTCAACATCCTTGAAGGTTTTGTCTTGTAAAATATCTTCAAAGTTGACGACCTTGCGTTTATAACCAGGTGTGTTGACATTTGCAATGTTGCCCGCAATGGCTTTACTGCGCATTTCAAGGCCCTGGAGTGCAAAGCCAATACTCTCTATAGGATTACCTAGTCTATTTATTGGTTGATTTTCCATAGCTTCTTTACTCCTGAGGATCTATATACTTTATTGGCCCTATTGAGCTTTGCTTTCCTAAGTGATTGGGGCTATTTAATGTTGTTGGCTAGTCTATATGATGGAGCACAGCGGCTGAGCCTCTAAGTATTTTCTCTGAAATATTGCTCTAGCAGGATCGCAGCAGCTTCTTGGTCAATTAATGCTTTGTTGTATCGGCTTATTTTGACTCCTCTGTCTTTTAGCCTAGCTTCTGCCTCTCTTGAACTAAAGCTTTCGTTGATAAAGATTATTTCTATTTTAGAAAACTCGCCTTGAATTTCTTTGCTTTTGGTTTTGATAAATTCTTCTGTCTCTTTGCTACCACCTTCGATATTAAAGGGTATTCCGATAATGAGTTTTTCTATACCAAATTCTCTCTCAATCTTGATGACTTCGTCAAGGAGCAATATTGTCTCAATAGTGTCGTAAGGATTAACGGCAATGCCCAGTATGTCGCTTTTGGCAATTCCTGTACGTTTTTTGCCGATGTCTAGTGCTATTATTGATTTCATGGCTTTATCTTGATATGATTATTGCTAATTGGAAAGAGTTCGCACTATAAGTCATTATACCCCAAGAGGGATCTTTGAAGATGGCCATGCTTCAAGGAATCTGCAGATCACTTTGGATGATTTTGAGAGTCAAAAACGTGATTTATTATTTAGATTATCGAGCTCCTCTGGTGGTCATAAAAAGCGGCTTGTTGTTATCAGTGGGGGTTTTGATAATCCAGTAGCAGCAATGAATTCTTTTGCTGATCTTTTGGCGATAGAACTTAAAGCAAGTAATGATTTGAAGTTTGAGGGGCGTTAGAAGCAACGGTTTGGCAAAGAGAGGAGTAGTGCTACGATCAAGAGGAGAGTCTGGACATGATTTTACTCTGGACAAAAGTGTCGAAGCCCCCTCAGCAAGGATTAATCTGGTGGTAATATTGTTGGATCTTATTCATAAGGGCTCGTTAGATTCTCATGTGACAGTAGAAGAGAAAGCCAAGCTTATTCAGTTCTTCTTAAATCATGCGCAGGCTTCAGAGGAATTAGAGAGGGAAGTAACAGATATTCTAGAAAGAGATAGGATAAAAACTTTGATTAATGATGCAATTGAATTTAGCCAAGGTCATTCCATCATTGACGATTAATCTTAGCTTGTTGTTTAAGACTAAACAGAATTACAGAGGTTTAGCATCTGCTTAATACCTTCTTGCCAAGGATAGACTTCTACATTAGAGATCTTGCGTTTAATGGAATCTTGCGAGAGGCATATTGGAACACAGTCCCCAAAATCATTTGAGAGCCTAATCAAGTTTGTCAGATGAGATTCTTGTACTTCTTTAGAGCTTTTGATTTCTATAAATAAATAAGGTTGACCTGGTCTTTCCACAATTAAATCAACTTCTGCATCGTCTTTAGTTTTCAAATAACTAAAACGATAATCTTCGTGGAAGTAAGAGCTTAACTTAATGATCTCAAGAATTATAAAATGCTCAAAAGCCTCGCCATAAGCTGAACTACCTTCCTTAAGTGGAATAGAGAGTGTATTGTCTAAACTTCTTTTCACCCCTGTATCAAACAAGTAAAACTTAGCTTTAGTTTGTAATTGTTTTCTGAACGAATGTTTAAAAGCCTTGAGACTAAAACCCAATAAAGTATCTTCTAGGATTGAATAGTATTTCTTGATGGTTTTATCATCTATACCTATGTCTCTTGAGAGCTTAGTGAAGTTGAGTATTTTACCGTTCATCTGTGCAGCCAGCTCCAAGAAGTGCCTGAAAGGATCTAAGGCTCTAACAAATTGTTCAGCAAAAATTT contains:
- the leuD gene encoding 3-isopropylmalate dehydratase small subunit (catalyzes the isomerization between 2-isopropylmalate and 3-isopropylmalate in leucine biosynthesis; forms a heterodimer of LeuC/D), which gives rise to MKFKSQALNILTSNIDTDQIIPARHLTGILKTGLGVYLFEDLPNNPLDAIEHDDCQIIITLENFGCGSSREHAVWAITDRGFKAVVAASFARIFEENCYNNALVPVTLTVPEIEEISKYKGEIEIDVDAQILRTDKEYKFELDSLKKEFILKGGFMKFLDAKVPEIKAWEAAKS
- a CDS encoding FliI/YscN family ATPase, encoding MKLDFEKLEEKIKTADTTRRLGRVVKTIGLLIEADGLNVEVGELCYIKTSEGEIRAEVVGFNNGMAELMPLGEIHKIKMGAEVIPSKKQVSIKAGPELIGRVINAFGETIDDKPAPRLHDQLAQWGSKINPLKKERITERLNFGVKAIDGMLSCGKGQRMGIFAGSGVGKSTLMGMIAQNSSADLNVIALVGERAREVREFIEESLGPEGLKKSIVIVTTGNEPSLVRVKAALFAHSIAEYFRDIHGKDVMLMLDSITRVALAQREIGLATGEPPATRGYTPSVFALLPRMLERSGTGEKGSITALYTILVEGDDLNEPVSDLTRGVLDGHIVLTRELAYQNHFPAIDILQSVSRVMPSIIPPEQNAKANEIKALIASYRDAQDLINIGAYQKGSNPNIDRAIKAKPFIDNLLQQGITEYSELEEIVELMKLVVG
- a CDS encoding FliH/SctL family protein; this encodes MNLSKRSSGIYKKGASQSQGNVVIGGIDQELIETRKNLLEEMTETAEAKAASNIKKLTILANQEAEALIKDAKQQATTIEEKAFEQGYQAGQKQAIQDCDEELKSILTETATILKTIEKERDEALADEEARIYKLITIIAQTILNKELEINEETCLNFISKAIKELEHKAQVNLITNPRIAKKLNQLKPELLKENPELEQLTISTDSKFGNGDLILESNKDRLDHRLASKLELMLEEMLKP
- the fliF gene encoding flagellar basal-body MS-ring/collar protein FliF; amino-acid sequence: MAEAIDNDNEQQEAQINPPQESFSNTSGIFGSMMSTKNMILIAVILLTVLFLIGRVLFTPKYQTVFSNLAQSDAAAISAHLEKEKIKFKISPDGTAVQVAGMSVPKLRLELASKGLPRGSGVGFEIFDKTNINISDFNQKINYNRALEGELSRTISSLDSIKSAKVHLAISKKSIFKDQNNDSKASVIINPEFGAKLSEEQIKGIQHLVASAVEGLETDYVQITDQEGNALVKPNDKDSLEQNKTANNDVKLRSYEKKLEKELIEMLSPILGAGNVLVNITAEMNFDESEMNIELFSPTIGEDGQKAEPVVRSEKTSQERYKNEKPNNFGTAGTQNNMPSFVKNGEPRPTEKDYNKEDKTKNYEISKSVERIRKASGLLKKLSVAVVVNKELSPSERSTLRQTVQVAAGLNLERGDQVIVTGIRFSSTPYSDIASQEAQKHLSQMEKEAKIKKYLSLALILAVGVAMSLVLLFSLTIGIDNSRAKEIDNILDEEEIPMLKRIDNRIQEAEEAYTRQLSLEGNRSVGAMKDGLSQMAMQDPKTIARGLQAYMND
- the fliE gene encoding flagellar hook-basal body complex protein FliE codes for the protein MTIEPIKFSLQAIETPLLKASVSYSEAEPQTGKEGFAAALGNAIQNLKTTHADAAHAMQDYSSGRKDIDITQVMLTLEKSQVATDLAIQVRNKFVEGFNELIRIQI
- the flgC gene encoding flagellar basal body rod protein FlgC, translated to MDMDILNTAGSALISERLRMDVIASNLANANTTHDSKGANNPYQRKIVQFETIYDQKTGLSKGVNVASVTEDGSPLKRVYEPGHPDADEQGYVDYPNVSIEREMVDMVTAKTAYEANIKTIQVFKSMFNSALEI
- the flgB gene encoding flagellar basal body rod protein FlgB, translating into MENQPINRLGNPIESIGFALQGLEMRSKAIAGNIANVNTPGYKRKVVNFEDILQDKTFKDVEMRSTDSSHIITGTDSNKPIVISEEQSFNVDSNSIDIDKEMVELSKTGLRFKALSALAKKQFDQMKGIIRG
- the ruvX gene encoding Holliday junction resolvase RuvX, with the translated sequence MKSIIALDIGKKRTGIAKSDILGIAVNPYDTIETILLLDEVIKIEREFGIEKLIIGIPFNIEGGSKETEEFIKTKSKEIQGEFSKIEIIFINESFSSREAEARLKDRGVKISRYNKALIDQEAAAILLEQYFRENT
- a CDS encoding AAA family ATPase; this translates as MAKNLDFNRHISFEENYSFFLFGARGTGKTTLLEKFFKNKAKFLDLLNPELESRFKRNPNILIEIVNSLTDDEKYIVIDEVQKVPELLDIVHGLIERTPKLFILTVSSARKLKRGNANLLAGRAFTYKLYPFTSFELVDNFNLSHALHWGLIPKVQEFETDKAKEKFLIAYAQTYLKEEIFAEQFVRALDPFRHFLELAAQMNGKILNFTKLSRDIGIDDKTIKKYYSILEDTLLGFSLKAFKHSFRKQLQTKAKFYLFDTGVKRSLDNTLSIPLKEGSSAYGEAFEHFIILEIIKLSSYFHEDYRFSYLKTKDDAEVDLIVERPGQPYLFIEIKSSKEVQESHLTNLIRLSNDFGDCVPICLSQDSIKRKISNVEVYPWQEGIKQMLNLCNSV